Below is a genomic region from Anoplolepis gracilipes chromosome 1, ASM4749672v1, whole genome shotgun sequence.
aacAGTAAAAACATAAACAGTAATACCATTTCGTTCTCTTAAGTAATCTACGATTGACAACAATTCTCTACAACTAACAACACATTTAAGCAACAGTATAGAACAAATGTTTTACGAAATACGAGTTCAGTATTATGAGAGAGATTAAACAAGAGCTAAGGAACGAAAGCGATTACGTACAAAGAGTTGGTGGAACCACAGGTATATAAGCTTTGCTTTAAAGATTGTTGGTCAGTCAATTATACTCGTTGGTTCTACAAGAGAACCAACATGGCTAAATATATCAGCCCATGCTTGCTCTTGGTAGCGGCTGTGATATGCATGATCATTGCCGTATCTTCGGCGCGAGATGTCCGAAGTATAAGAGATTTAGAAGTAGCCGGTACTCACCATCATGGTCATCATCACGAGCACGGCGGAGGTCACGAACATCATTCTCATCATCATGGAGAACATGGTGAAAAAGGCCACAAGGGCCATAAAGGCCATCATCATCACGAAGAGGGAGAACATGGTCATCATGGCAAAGAACATCACGAAGGCCATCATGACGAACATGGCGGACACAAGAAAGGTCATCACGATGAACATGATGAGCACGGTAGTCATCATGAACACGAACATGGTCATAAAGAATCGAAATTTGGCCATGGAAAAGGTCATAAAAAGGGCGAGAAAACTCACGGTTATCATCATAAAGCACATAAAGATGAATTTCACAAAGAACACAAATTCTACGATGATTATCACAAAGGTGGTCACCATGAGAAACATGGTGATCATCACGAACATCACCACGGGAAGGAAGGCCATCATAAGAAGGGTGGGCATCATCATTCCGGTCATCATGAAGATCATCACGGTAAAAAAGGTCACCATAATAAAGGGCATTTCGATGAGGATCACCATGGTCACCATGGTAAACATGGTCACGAAGAACACCATCATCATCATGAAGATTACGGGAAGAAGAGCGAGCATCATGGTGGTAAAAAGCATGGTTTTTCGAGTGGTCATCACGGTCATCATCATTAATCATGCAAAACTTAACAATTTAATGCAATGtaaacagaataaatttttatatcgtttgttctttgttttttttcttaattgtgTTTAGGATAccaaatgatataaatttatttcgttattaaaaaattaaaatgtctacAACAACATGATTAATCgtattattttctctaataataagtCCCATATATGTCCATAGCCCAGAATAGTCTTATGTGACATTtacataaagatatattacaatttcttgtattaaaacatataatattgtcgTCATGTATGTGTgctaaaagtatgtttttttgcAAGCACAGTAAATATGAATCGTATTTTTCATTTGCTTCAATAATTTACGCATAtagtttgtattaaaaatgtttaatatacatatattttacatatacatgtttattattaaagcttaaaatattatatattttttaatatttttaaattcaggaattaaatattacttaagaTCCATATTAATCAgaattttttccaaatataattgtttggaaaattattatttttgataaaaatacaaatgcaATGCAAAGAGCATATCaagtgataattatattatacttacttCTAACGTATTGGAAAATACTTTGACAGTTTAATATCTTTCAGTTTAGTTATAgacttttatatgaaatttacatatatgtgaggagaaaaatatcttaaaagaatttaattaaatatgaaaacgctacatttttctcatctttgttaaacttaaaatagtaaaacctataaaatcattaaaaaatttatataaaaatataaaatatatgatatatgtataaaactacATTCCGCTGGTTAGGGAAAGTTAATAATGTATGAATCTGAAtcagattataaaaatgaaaacttttaTAGCTCTCTActgtaataaaagtaattattttaactttttatatttggttttaatttatatattaaaaacaatattgtttcaatataactttttattataagtcaATTCAGTCTATCGAAAATTGGTAGAGAAAGTTTAATCAATATCGcgtaatttgtttatataattttaaacaactAGTAGAAAAAATGGATAGATATCTAGTATTAGAATCTAATATACCGAAGcaaacatttacatttataagatTCAAAAAACTTGTACTTAAATCTGCTATATTTCTttaacgtataataatatgaaactctgtaaaaattattaatgcagcaaaaatattaacattttattaattataatgtatgtgACATACACGTTATATTGTCTGatgatattttcatataaatgtaaataagtgATTAGTAAAGTGTCAAAAATCTACAGTTTTTTCACAGTTAAATGGATATATATTGAGCGATGCAAATTATGAATATCGTAAATTACCAACATGCCTGAAATCTttgttgttaataaaaattcctaTATTTCAGCTATTTATCAAATTCCGATATTAATAAGCAGCATTAAATTCGCCGTTGGGTATAACGCGTTATCGAATAGTGGTAAATAAAGCGTATTCTCTTGGTATcacgtattatatattccaTTTAATGAATTCTTCCGAGAATATACTACAGTTCTCACGCTCATTATCTTATAAAcgtaaattgattaaagagtaataaaaaagtaaattataattgtaataagcATATATAGGGTAATTTAGAGCATTCGTCCCAAatgtttttctcaaaaatggAATGTGACAGGAAgttaggaaaaaaatttttattactaaaggGCACctacaataataattgatgaTGGTTCGATTTTTTGGAATAAATTGAAAGTAGATATAAcaaatttcgagaaaaaaacgtttaaataTATGGCTGCCtgcaataatttacaaatgctttttttctcgaaacttGAAAGAGATAATTGAATTaagttttagtaaaagttattttttttcacaaagctCTATCCAACGATACCCCACTTGATTCATGTTtctatttgaaatttcaaatgttGACTGCAATTACACCTACTTCCGGTTTGTTCCAAAAAATGAAACTATCACAAATGATTACTTTGGGTGccttttagtaataaaaattattttgctaacTTTGTATGATGTtccatttttgaaaaattgattgaaaCGAGATCTGAATCTATAATATTGaatctgaaaatatttccAGCTTTAAAAGATTTCGATACTGGACTGAGACTGCTGTTTATCTCTTAAATGTGTATACgctgatatattataaaaagcagATACGAAACGAGATTATATAGGATCTACTATCGTATTCACCCTGCCACAGATTTGATTAACGATCTCACTGTAGCGAATGAGCTTGTCATTTCCATGACGTCCATCCGAATTGAATTCCGGCATCCCGGACGCGGATTAACGGACCTTTATGCACTTCTTTACTGCCACGTACGATGCAGCGGGTGTTCAGAATCGTGCAAGGCTATTCTCCGCCGGAGATTGCATACGCGCGGCGACG
It encodes:
- the LOC140671809 gene encoding uncharacterized protein, with the translated sequence MAKYISPCLLLVAAVICMIIAVSSARDVRSIRDLEVAGTHHHGHHHEHGGGHEHHSHHHGEHGEKGHKGHKGHHHHEEGEHGHHGKEHHEGHHDEHGGHKKGHHDEHDEHGSHHEHEHGHKESKFGHGKGHKKGEKTHGYHHKAHKDEFHKEHKFYDDYHKGGHHEKHGDHHEHHHGKEGHHKKGGHHHSGHHEDHHGKKGHHNKGHFDEDHHGHHGKHGHEEHHHHHEDYGKKSEHHGGKKHGFSSGHHGHHH